A DNA window from Desulfurobacterium atlanticum contains the following coding sequences:
- the ruvB gene encoding Holliday junction branch migration DNA helicase RuvB — MENRSALRPLYLKDFTGQEKVKKILEIALSSAKKRQATLDHILFYGPPGTGKTTLATIIANEMEKNIKIVSAPMIEKKGDLVALINSLQEGDILFVDEIHRLSKQIEETIYSAMEDFRIDIVSGGGLRARNFSINLPKFTLIGATTRLNLLSSPFRSRFGIICRLELYSVEELIEIARKNTIKLNIKLTEEALFEIAKCSRGTPRILNQLLKRVRDFAVVHNWEVVDREKSLHILKELGIDENGLDSMDRKILQVIYEVFKGGPVGLNALSLALNEDKDTIENVHEPFLVKMGFIIRTSRGRKITNLGLKAIGKSLNSELF, encoded by the coding sequence TTGGAAAATAGGTCAGCATTAAGACCTTTATATCTCAAAGATTTTACAGGACAGGAAAAGGTAAAGAAAATTCTTGAAATTGCCCTTAGTTCAGCTAAAAAAAGGCAGGCAACTCTTGACCATATACTTTTCTATGGACCTCCTGGAACAGGAAAAACAACACTTGCAACAATTATCGCAAATGAAATGGAAAAAAACATTAAAATTGTTTCAGCGCCAATGATAGAAAAAAAGGGAGACCTTGTAGCCTTAATAAACTCTTTACAGGAAGGAGATATACTCTTTGTTGATGAAATTCACAGACTATCAAAACAGATAGAAGAGACCATCTACTCTGCAATGGAAGACTTCAGGATAGATATTGTTTCAGGGGGAGGATTAAGGGCACGAAACTTCAGTATAAATCTTCCAAAATTCACACTAATAGGTGCAACAACCCGGTTGAATCTCCTTTCCTCTCCTTTCAGGTCAAGATTTGGGATAATCTGTCGCCTTGAGCTTTACAGTGTAGAAGAACTTATAGAAATTGCCAGAAAAAATACAATAAAATTAAACATAAAACTCACCGAAGAAGCCCTTTTTGAAATTGCAAAATGTTCCCGCGGAACGCCGAGAATCTTGAATCAACTTCTAAAAAGAGTAAGAGACTTTGCTGTTGTTCACAACTGGGAAGTGGTTGACCGTGAAAAATCCCTTCACATTTTAAAAGAGCTTGGTATAGATGAAAACGGCCTTGATTCAATGGACAGAAAAATTTTACAGGTTATTTATGAAGTTTTTAAAGGGGGACCTGTAGGTTTAAACGCCCTTTCTTTAGCACTAAACGAAGATAAAGATACAATAGAAAACGTTCATGAACCCTTCCTTGTTAAAATGGGATTTATAATAAGAACTTCAAGGGGAAGAAAAATCACAAATCTTGGACTAAAA